In Candidatus Zixiibacteriota bacterium, the DNA window GATAGAGCTGTACTGGGCCTACGCCGATTATAATGATATCATGGTCCTCCTGGCCGACCTGTTCCGCAAAGCGGTGTTTGATCTGCACGGTAAATACAAAATACCCTATGAAGAATACGAGATAGATTTTGAACCTCCGTTCAAAGTAGTCTCCATGATTGATGCCGTCAAAGAAACCACCGGTACCGACCTTCTGCCGCTCGATTACCGGGCCGCCCGGGCGAAAGCCAGAGAAGCCGGGATTGACTCGGAAGGTCTGATCAATTGGGGAAAAGTGGTGGAGGCGTTCTTCGAGCATTTCGTGGAACCGAAATTGATTCAGCCGACCATAATCAAGGATTTCCCGCGCGAGATTTCCCCTCTTGCGAAAGGGCATCGCGATAACCCGTGCCTGAGCGAACGATTCGAGCTGTTTATTGCCGGGCTCGAAATGGGGAATGCCTTCTCGGAATTGAACGACCCCGAGGATCAGAGACAGCGCTTCATGGATCAACTGGCCCAGCGGCAGGCCGGTGATGAGGAAGCGCAGCAGTACGATGAAGATTATGTCACGGCCCTTTCTTACGGCATGCCCCCGACCGGCGGGCTGGGGTTCGGTATCGACCGGATGATCATGCTTCTGACCAACAGCCATTCGATACGGGATGTGATATTCTTCCCGCAGATGCGCCCGGAAAAGGCAGTTACCGGCACTATCGATACATCTTTTAGTGCAAGTCGACCTGATAATGAGAGTAAGAGCTAATGAACGATGTCATAAGGACAATATAAGATACAGCTATGTACTATGAACGCTTCATAGCCGGCCGGTATCTCCATTCCGGCCGTTTTTTTACCTCGGTTTCCACCTGGATAACCACCCTCGGGGTGACTCTGGGCGTGGCCGTGGTCTGCTTTGTCATGTCGATGCACAACGGCTTCGAATCGGAACTGCGAAAACGGCTGCTCGGCACCACCTCGCATATAACCATCTTCCCCCGCGATTCCATGACCATTCACGATTACCGCGATCTGATTGCCCGGGTCGAGAAAATCCCTTCGGTTGTCGCCGCCTCCCCTTTTATCTATTATAAAGCTGCCATTTCCTCCGCCTCGTCAGGTGACGGTATCGTCATTCGGGCGATCAATCCCGATGAAGAAAAGCGCACCTCCAATATCGCGGACGACATTATCAAAGGGAAATATTCCTTTGACTTGCCTTCAGCCGCCGATACCTCCGAGGGCGCCTCGGGGATGCTGATGGGGGCCATTCTGGCCGACCGGATGGGGGTCAATCTCGGCGACCCGGTCGTACTTTATTCTCTCCGGGGCGAGGATCTTCGCCGCTCCAGCCGACCGCGCGTGGCCAAATTCTATATTTCCGGCATTTTTGAAACCGGCATGTATGAATTTGACGCCGAACTGGCCTATATATCACTGGCGTCGGCTCAGAGATTATTTCAAATGGATGATGAAGTCACCGCGGTTCACCTGAAATTAACCGATATATATCTGGCCAATAAAGTGGACACCCTTATCAGAAATGCCATCGGTTACGGTTATGATGTTGTCCCATGGAATGTTTTGCACAAAAATCTCTTTACCTGGATTGCTCTGGAAAAGAAAATTTTGTTCATAGGCTTTATCTTAATCGTCCTGGTGGCCGCTTTCTCCATCATATCAGCGCTGGTCATGCTGGCGATGGAGAAACGTTCCGAAATCGGGATTCTCAAGACTATCGGCTCGACTCCGGCTTCGGTTCGCAGGATTTTTATATACAACGGCTTAGTTGTTGGCGGAATAGGCATTATCATTGGCTGGGGGCTGGCTTTGGGGGCAGCCTGGATTCAGAATAAGTATGCGCTGATTTCGCTTCCGCCCGATCTCTATTTTATTAGCTATCTCCCGATTGAGGTGCACCCGCTCGATTTTGTCTTTGCCGGGATAATTACAATTATAATCTGTTTTCTGGCGGCACTCTACCCGGCGCAACAGGCGGCGCGGCAATCGGTGATAGATGTTTTGAGACAATAACCTGCTGAAAATAGAAGAGTTAGCTAAATTATTTGACGAATCTGGCGAAAATAAGTATATAGATTATGACAGCATTATCAGGGAGTGAATCTGAATTGGAAGCAACCAACGCCAACCATCTCCTGGTGGCAAGGGGGGTCTGCAGGAATTTTGAGACATCCGAAGGAACTCTGGAGGTCCTGAAAGGCGTCGACCTGGCTGTTAATTCGGGAGAAATGGTCGCGGTCGTGGGTGAATCGGGCGTCGGAAAATCGACGCTCCTTCATATTTTGGGCGGGCTCGAC includes these proteins:
- a CDS encoding ABC transporter permease — encoded protein: MYYERFIAGRYLHSGRFFTSVSTWITTLGVTLGVAVVCFVMSMHNGFESELRKRLLGTTSHITIFPRDSMTIHDYRDLIARVEKIPSVVAASPFIYYKAAISSASSGDGIVIRAINPDEEKRTSNIADDIIKGKYSFDLPSAADTSEGASGMLMGAILADRMGVNLGDPVVLYSLRGEDLRRSSRPRVAKFYISGIFETGMYEFDAELAYISLASAQRLFQMDDEVTAVHLKLTDIYLANKVDTLIRNAIGYGYDVVPWNVLHKNLFTWIALEKKILFIGFILIVLVAAFSIISALVMLAMEKRSEIGILKTIGSTPASVRRIFIYNGLVVGGIGIIIGWGLALGAAWIQNKYALISLPPDLYFISYLPIEVHPLDFVFAGIITIIICFLAALYPAQQAARQSVIDVLRQ